Proteins from a genomic interval of Spiroplasma diminutum CUAS-1:
- a CDS encoding ATP-binding cassette domain-containing protein, which yields MEIILKNFLKKFKKNQVGPISLKIYEKKITAILGSSGSGKSVLINSIIGATRNFKGDIFVKNTSRKKLDNYKVNKFIGFYTQIDFSLYKINVVLFLKTICLVYGIEKKEINKKIEYWLNYFDLWVAKDKNVNEFSWGMKNRLNLILCFIKDAEIIIMDEPGANLDSYWRNRVKNLLVEYKNRGKTIIITVHNIDEISDIIDEYVILENGKKVFEGSREELNVFSKYKIYIKDKFDLDQFRNFLNNKNIKSFKFDEQENSLVISIDEYKQINYLFLYLIKNNLPLVNLMKLPINMESIHNALGIKVEIKSNEED from the coding sequence ATGGAAATAATCTTAAAAAATTTCTTAAAAAAATTTAAAAAGAATCAGGTGGGACCAATAAGTTTAAAAATTTATGAAAAAAAAATAACTGCAATTTTGGGATCTAGTGGAAGCGGTAAAAGTGTTTTAATTAATTCTATCATTGGAGCTACAAGAAATTTTAAAGGTGATATATTTGTTAAGAATACTTCGAGAAAAAAACTAGATAACTATAAAGTGAATAAATTTATAGGCTTCTATACACAAATTGATTTCTCTCTTTATAAAATAAATGTAGTGTTATTTTTAAAAACTATTTGTTTAGTTTATGGAATTGAAAAAAAGGAAATTAATAAAAAAATAGAATACTGATTAAATTATTTTGATTTATGAGTTGCAAAAGATAAAAATGTAAATGAATTTTCATGAGGAATGAAAAATAGATTAAATTTAATTTTGTGTTTCATAAAAGATGCAGAAATAATTATTATGGATGAACCAGGAGCAAACTTAGATTCCTATTGAAGAAATAGAGTAAAAAATCTTCTTGTTGAATATAAAAATAGGGGAAAAACAATAATAATTACTGTTCACAATATTGATGAAATTTCAGATATAATTGATGAATATGTTATTTTAGAAAATGGAAAAAAAGTTTTTGAAGGTTCAAGAGAAGAGTTAAATGTCTTTTCTAAATATAAAATTTATATTAAAGATAAATTTGATTTAGATCAGTTTAGAAATTTTTTAAATAATAAAAATATAAAATCGTTCAAATTTGACGAACAAGAAAATTCATTGGTTATATCTATTGATGAATATAAACAAATAAATTATTTATTCTTATATTTAATAAAAAATAATTTACCTTTAGTTAATCTTATGAAACTTCCAATTAATATGGAATCAATTCATAATGCATTGGGAATAAAAGTTGAAATAAAAAGTAATGAA
- a CDS encoding SRPBCC domain-containing protein, with protein MNNYEINLEINIKAPIELVWEEIINFHEYGVWNPVYSFIKGKFDEHSKLKIVLKNNMKLKAKILEINELNNFSWLMTIGPKFLFNSIHNFELVKLDNENCKFIQNEKFAGLGVKRFWKKMKLQTEQGYDYMNMALKYLCENKFKQKK; from the coding sequence ATGAACAACTATGAAATAAATTTAGAAATAAATATTAAAGCACCTATTGAATTAGTTTGAGAAGAAATAATTAATTTTCATGAATATGGTGTTTGAAATCCTGTATATTCATTTATTAAAGGAAAATTTGATGAACATAGTAAATTAAAAATAGTACTTAAAAATAATATGAAGTTAAAAGCTAAAATTTTAGAGATCAATGAATTAAATAACTTTAGTTGATTAATGACAATTGGACCTAAATTTCTTTTTAATTCTATTCATAATTTTGAATTAGTAAAATTAGATAACGAAAACTGCAAATTTATTCAAAATGAAAAATTTGCAGGACTTGGTGTTAAAAGATTTTGAAAAAAAATGAAACTACAAACAGAGCAAGGATATGATTATATGAATATGGCATTAAAATATCTTTGTGAAAATAAATTTAAACAAAAAAAATAA
- a CDS encoding lipoprotein encodes MKKLLSLMGAITMSASTASAVVACGNKVAPENPSKPDEGFETEARQDTISKLMSQYSKTLFLNQNALSDNETHFSSKYYMDNNVKNEYLKDLGLTKFDESENVESNAKFNTIASKYFNVNNMLASDLKLSDNVYQDYVLDPGVEDEGIVDAIKNTIPQVLGFLSDPAQLQQLIAAVAQNPAMIESIVSPELLKTIGNVLNQDALQALENAFSNDLYKDMSYQTALNSSVIGLSNAINKIIDGKGAEKLSYASQQDIDDNISSATSTLVDKMKSIMDGEVELKVDFLENIDSIAEVIRFVRTLLVYLEQFSYDEMTSSVLTLEIIEVKRSRIVDTNQIDIKQIFKKLNFMVNNDETGIVFKNYIGALFVTNSKNFSVTKDFTEKVNDGLMGILSKFAIKAMGQDKINAGFFNIYVNALVRSFINGGINKEYGGTLFSTVIGLIFTVQGMLPSPVKEIISKIKDNGDADKFKEDWMGYLWNNSNTKLNFSIKDLLTVPMNQISLSGLTENSEEDVEQNEEEQKRFNEAKPSSMDFITNKSLKEIVNDLDSAFSQTTNSTLNFNDLGELISRLKKDSTLENALKDINNMFEVLGMNSDGTVKEGSVFEQFFKILESNKEIFSQTGNVLSKWKDENDEKISALKTEAINLFKRISVVIKRNAINDFEYTVTDGTVENVFNIILKYNKNSKLEIGEIKLLVH; translated from the coding sequence ATGAAAAAATTATTAAGTTTAATGGGGGCAATAACAATGTCAGCTTCAACCGCAAGTGCAGTTGTTGCTTGTGGAAACAAAGTTGCTCCTGAAAATCCAAGTAAGCCAGATGAAGGCTTTGAAACTGAAGCAAGACAAGATACTATTTCAAAATTAATGTCACAGTATTCAAAGACATTATTTTTAAACCAAAATGCTCTTTCAGATAATGAAACTCATTTTAGTAGTAAATATTATATGGACAATAATGTTAAAAATGAATATTTAAAAGATTTAGGATTAACTAAATTTGATGAATCAGAAAATGTTGAAAGTAATGCAAAATTTAATACAATAGCAAGTAAATACTTTAATGTAAACAATATGTTAGCATCAGATTTAAAACTTTCTGATAATGTATATCAAGATTATGTTCTTGACCCAGGTGTAGAAGATGAAGGGATTGTTGATGCAATTAAAAATACAATTCCTCAAGTATTAGGATTTCTATCAGATCCAGCACAATTACAACAATTAATTGCAGCTGTTGCACAAAATCCAGCAATGATAGAATCAATAGTATCTCCAGAGTTACTAAAAACAATTGGAAATGTATTAAATCAAGATGCTCTACAAGCATTAGAAAATGCTTTTTCAAATGATCTTTATAAAGATATGAGTTACCAAACAGCACTTAATTCAAGTGTGATTGGTTTGTCAAATGCAATAAATAAAATTATTGATGGAAAAGGTGCTGAAAAATTATCTTATGCATCTCAACAAGACATTGATGATAATATTTCATCAGCAACTTCAACATTAGTAGATAAAATGAAATCAATAATGGATGGAGAAGTTGAACTTAAAGTTGACTTCCTAGAAAACATAGATTCAATTGCAGAAGTAATTAGATTTGTAAGAACTTTATTAGTTTACTTAGAACAATTTAGTTATGATGAAATGACTTCTTCAGTTTTAACTTTAGAAATAATTGAAGTTAAAAGAAGTAGAATTGTTGATACAAATCAAATTGACATTAAACAAATATTTAAAAAATTAAACTTCATGGTTAATAATGATGAAACTGGTATAGTATTTAAAAACTATATTGGCGCATTGTTTGTAACTAACTCAAAAAACTTTAGTGTAACAAAAGATTTTACAGAAAAAGTAAATGATGGTTTGATGGGAATATTGAGTAAATTTGCAATAAAAGCAATGGGTCAAGATAAAATTAATGCAGGTTTCTTTAATATTTATGTTAATGCACTTGTTAGATCATTTATTAATGGAGGAATTAATAAGGAATATGGTGGAACACTATTTTCTACAGTAATTGGATTAATATTTACAGTTCAAGGTATGTTACCAAGTCCAGTAAAAGAAATCATTTCAAAAATAAAAGATAATGGAGATGCAGATAAATTTAAAGAAGATTGAATGGGTTATTTATGAAATAATTCAAATACAAAATTGAACTTTTCAATTAAAGATCTTTTAACAGTACCAATGAATCAAATTAGTTTATCTGGACTTACAGAAAACTCTGAAGAAGATGTTGAACAAAATGAAGAAGAACAAAAACGTTTTAATGAAGCTAAACCAAGTTCAATGGACTTTATAACAAATAAATCTTTAAAAGAAATTGTAAATGATTTAGATTCAGCTTTTAGTCAAACAACTAATTCAACATTAAATTTTAATGATTTAGGAGAATTAATTTCAAGACTAAAAAAAGATTCAACATTAGAAAATGCTTTAAAAGATATTAATAATATGTTTGAAGTTCTTGGAATGAATTCTGATGGAACTGTAAAAGAGGGATCAGTATTTGAACAATTCTTTAAAATTTTAGAAAGTAATAAAGAGATATTTTCTCAAACAGGTAATGTACTTTCAAAATGAAAAGATGAGAATGATGAAAAAATTAGTGCATTGAAAACTGAAGCTATAAATTTATTTAAAAGAATAAGTGTAGTTATAAAAAGAAATGCAATAAATGATTTTGAATATACTGTAACTGATGGAACAGTTGAAAATGTATTTAATATTATTCTTAAATATAATAAAAACAGTAAATTAGAAATTGGTGAAATTAAGTTATTAGTACACTAA
- a CDS encoding SGNH/GDSL hydrolase family protein has protein sequence MKKLLMTLSSIGCLTISSSTVVSCIPKSADINYDFDKNIGTQFDRRNIKDTSDDKNKHKGFSNFFTLGDSLSDQGGIQTVAKDKLGIDLKITGEYVGGFSNGLTTAALLNQHLEFTTQEFKSSNLIHKADIEKDNEKVWGKNYSVGGATAYEVTGTAALLMGNTGIYKQAQALVEQQVIHDDDLFLVEIGGNDMFSMLDNMENSNKREEIMVDALLNIKNALYTLLNNGAKKIVFLSPPDMTLIPRYNKTSASYKEKIKTIGDDFNYEIAKLINKANKAYNNQILYFDLYSRFSDILEEFKNENSNANVIDDLCNSKMPDLSSADLSNLEISATVKSVNEGKQDDFFFIDYVHPTKVGHQTAMKMILKEIENKWN, from the coding sequence ATGAAAAAATTACTTATGACACTTTCTTCAATTGGATGTTTAACAATTTCAAGTTCAACTGTTGTTTCATGCATTCCAAAAAGTGCAGATATAAATTACGATTTTGATAAAAATATTGGAACACAATTTGACAGAAGAAATATTAAAGATACAAGCGATGATAAAAATAAACATAAAGGTTTTTCAAATTTTTTCACTCTTGGTGATTCATTAAGTGATCAAGGTGGAATACAAACTGTTGCAAAAGATAAATTAGGAATTGATTTAAAAATAACAGGCGAGTATGTTGGTGGATTCAGTAATGGATTAACTACAGCTGCTTTGCTAAATCAACATTTAGAATTTACAACTCAAGAATTTAAATCTTCAAATTTAATTCATAAAGCTGATATTGAAAAAGATAATGAAAAAGTTTGAGGAAAAAATTATTCAGTTGGAGGAGCAACAGCTTATGAAGTTACAGGGACTGCTGCTTTATTAATGGGAAATACAGGAATATATAAACAAGCACAAGCTCTTGTAGAACAACAAGTTATTCATGATGATGATTTGTTCTTAGTGGAAATTGGTGGAAACGATATGTTTTCTATGTTGGATAACATGGAAAATTCAAATAAAAGAGAAGAAATAATGGTGGACGCTTTATTAAATATTAAAAATGCTCTTTATACTTTATTGAATAATGGAGCTAAAAAAATAGTTTTCTTATCTCCTCCAGATATGACACTAATACCAAGATACAATAAAACATCAGCATCGTACAAAGAAAAAATAAAAACAATTGGTGATGATTTTAATTACGAAATTGCAAAATTAATAAATAAAGCAAATAAAGCTTATAACAATCAAATATTATATTTTGATCTGTATTCAAGATTTTCAGATATTCTAGAAGAATTTAAAAATGAAAATTCTAATGCAAATGTAATTGATGATCTTTGTAATTCTAAAATGCCAGATTTAAGTTCTGCTGATTTAAGTAATTTAGAAATTAGTGCAACTGTTAAATCTGTAAATGAAGGAAAACAAGATGATTTCTTTTTCATAGATTATGTTCATCCAACAAAAGTTGGTCATCAAACAGCTATGAAAATGATATTAAAAGAAATTGAAAACAAATGAAATTAA
- a CDS encoding cation-translocating P-type ATPase: MDEHLLSSETELENNLETNLKEGLTNQEVEVKQEKFGKNELPQGKVTPWYIIFLKTLVEPILLVLMGAAVISIVAPIISNKGKIELSEFIDAIVIFSIVLIDAILETVQTIKARKSMDALKSLSKPKAVVIRNDMQQEIDASELVPGDIVVLEAGKYVPAELRIIESSDLTIDESILTGESLPVEKTHLPLKEITTILAEMKNVAFMSTFTTSGRAIGVVTKIGENTEIGKIAKSINENEEESTPLEKKLNSFTYWISGLSFILAILIFSTLFFSGDQKAWANYLMVAITLAIGVIPECLAAVVSITLSISTKKMVKQNVIIKKLQAVETLGNVNFICTDKTGTLTQNKMTVKKMIMDNKIITSKEYAKEKNDKHMDLFLKALVLCNDSVTEGNERIGDPTELALVDYAEIIGYDEQDSRDIWKRIDEMPFDSERKMMTTVNTIDGINTAFTKGAIDQLLQRCSKIMVDNVLRDITEEDKKQLLEMSNELSKDALRVLAFAYHLDYDKLTDKDDLEHDLVFLGAVAMIDPVRETAVNAVQLAHDAGIEVVMITGDHAITALAIARDLDLAHSEYEVMSSEDLNRLDDNQLLRVIEQIKVFARVNPEHKVRIVDALKQKGNIVSMTGDGVNDAPSLSKADIGVAMGITGTDVAKQASDIILTDDNFETIIKGVNEGRNVYQKIKRAIAFVIGVNLANVLAIFILSVINSVSPLEATNILWMNLIVESIIALSMGMGANDPTLMKIKPIKGKNSLFKGLGYTFVKVIIFTTIASIGAYYFGMMFVTSDDLIRIIGNDSFGSNWHAALRSKDLTVEQKIEIGDFGRTAMFIAITCAPCFYANFIKLSNWKSDKKINLIVNKQLWLASMMAILLNIIVVFIPGFNEKILNLASIQSYSMNNWYLIPGALGISIIPVMFMLLMDGITFGVYHYRPDPWRRNRILTQELVELDIQKEKQKRKSKKKVNH; the protein is encoded by the coding sequence ATGGACGAACATCTTTTAAGTTCTGAAACAGAGCTCGAAAATAATTTAGAAACAAATTTAAAAGAAGGTTTAACAAATCAAGAAGTTGAAGTTAAACAAGAAAAATTTGGTAAAAATGAATTACCTCAAGGAAAGGTTACTCCTTGATACATAATATTTTTAAAAACACTTGTAGAACCAATATTATTAGTTCTAATGGGAGCTGCAGTTATTTCAATAGTTGCTCCTATAATATCAAATAAAGGAAAAATTGAACTTTCAGAATTTATTGATGCAATAGTTATTTTTTCTATTGTTTTAATTGATGCTATTTTAGAAACAGTTCAAACTATTAAAGCAAGAAAATCAATGGATGCTTTAAAGTCTCTTTCTAAACCAAAAGCTGTAGTAATTAGAAACGATATGCAACAAGAAATTGATGCATCAGAATTAGTTCCAGGTGATATTGTTGTTTTAGAAGCAGGAAAATATGTTCCAGCTGAATTAAGAATTATTGAATCAAGTGATTTAACAATTGATGAATCAATTCTTACAGGTGAATCATTACCTGTTGAAAAAACTCATTTACCTTTAAAAGAAATAACAACAATTTTAGCTGAAATGAAAAATGTTGCATTTATGTCAACATTTACTACTTCAGGAAGAGCAATTGGTGTTGTTACTAAAATTGGTGAAAATACTGAAATTGGTAAAATTGCAAAATCAATTAATGAAAATGAAGAAGAATCAACTCCATTAGAAAAAAAACTAAATTCATTTACTTACTGAATTAGTGGATTGAGCTTTATTTTAGCTATCTTAATTTTTAGTACATTATTCTTTAGTGGAGATCAAAAAGCTTGAGCAAACTACTTAATGGTTGCAATTACTTTGGCAATTGGAGTTATTCCAGAATGTTTAGCTGCAGTTGTATCTATTACATTAAGTATAAGTACTAAAAAAATGGTAAAACAAAATGTTATTATAAAAAAACTACAAGCAGTTGAAACATTAGGAAATGTTAATTTTATTTGTACTGATAAAACAGGTACATTAACTCAAAACAAAATGACTGTTAAAAAAATGATTATGGACAATAAAATCATTACTTCAAAAGAATATGCCAAAGAAAAAAATGATAAGCATATGGATCTATTTTTAAAAGCATTAGTATTATGTAATGACTCAGTTACAGAAGGGAATGAAAGAATTGGAGATCCAACTGAATTAGCATTAGTTGACTATGCAGAAATTATTGGATATGACGAACAAGATTCACGTGATATTTGAAAAAGAATCGATGAAATGCCTTTTGATAGTGAAAGAAAAATGATGACAACAGTTAATACAATTGATGGAATTAACACTGCTTTTACAAAAGGAGCAATTGATCAATTGCTACAAAGATGTAGCAAAATCATGGTAGATAATGTTCTAAGAGATATAACTGAAGAAGATAAAAAACAATTACTTGAAATGTCTAATGAATTATCAAAAGACGCTTTAAGAGTACTTGCATTTGCATATCATTTAGATTATGACAAATTGACTGATAAAGATGATTTAGAACATGATTTAGTATTTTTAGGTGCAGTTGCTATGATTGACCCAGTTAGAGAAACTGCAGTTAATGCTGTTCAATTAGCACATGATGCTGGAATTGAAGTTGTAATGATTACAGGAGATCATGCTATAACTGCACTTGCTATTGCAAGAGATTTAGATTTAGCTCATTCTGAATATGAAGTAATGAGCAGTGAGGATTTAAACAGACTTGATGATAATCAATTATTAAGAGTAATTGAACAAATTAAAGTATTTGCAAGAGTTAACCCAGAACATAAAGTTAGAATTGTTGATGCTTTAAAACAAAAGGGAAATATTGTTTCAATGACAGGTGATGGAGTTAATGATGCTCCAAGTTTAAGTAAAGCTGATATTGGTGTTGCTATGGGTATTACAGGAACTGATGTTGCAAAACAAGCAAGTGATATTATATTAACTGATGATAACTTTGAAACTATTATTAAAGGTGTTAATGAAGGAAGAAATGTTTATCAAAAAATTAAAAGAGCAATTGCTTTTGTAATTGGAGTAAACTTAGCAAACGTACTTGCAATATTTATTCTTTCTGTAATTAATTCAGTTTCTCCTTTAGAAGCTACAAATATCTTATGAATGAACTTAATTGTTGAATCAATTATTGCTCTTTCAATGGGTATGGGTGCAAATGATCCAACTTTAATGAAAATAAAACCAATTAAAGGAAAAAACTCCTTGTTTAAGGGTTTAGGTTATACTTTTGTAAAAGTTATAATCTTTACAACAATTGCTTCAATTGGAGCATACTACTTTGGAATGATGTTTGTAACTAGTGATGATTTAATAAGAATTATTGGAAATGATTCATTTGGTTCAAATTGACATGCTGCACTAAGAAGTAAAGATTTAACAGTTGAACAAAAAATTGAAATAGGTGACTTTGGTAGAACTGCAATGTTTATAGCAATAACATGTGCACCTTGTTTCTATGCAAATTTCATTAAATTATCAAATTGAAAATCAGATAAAAAAATTAATTTAATTGTTAACAAACAATTATGATTAGCAAGTATGATGGCTATTTTATTAAATATTATTGTAGTTTTCATTCCAGGATTTAATGAAAAAATATTAAATCTTGCTTCAATTCAAAGTTATTCAATGAACAATTGATATTTAATTCCAGGAGCGTTAGGGATTTCAATTATTCCAGTAATGTTTATGTTATTAATGGATGGAATTACTTTTGGAGTGTATCATTATAGACCAGATCCTTGAAGAAGAAATAGAATTTTAACTCAAGAATTAGTTGAACTTGATATACAAAAAGAAAAACAAAAAAGAAAATCAAAGAAAAAAGTAAATCATTAG
- the glyA gene encoding serine hydroxymethyltransferase, whose translation MEMNKIIEKSLKNELKRQQNHIELIASENYVSEAVLKLNGSVLTNKYAEGYPGKRYYGGCKYVDEIESYGIELAKQIFKADHANIQPHSGSQANEAAYRVLIQPGDTVLSMSLDAGGHLTHGYPINFSGQLYNFVFYKVNKETEELDFEEIEALALEHKPKLILAGASSYTKIIDFKRFKEIADKIGAYFMVDMAHIAGLVAGGVHPNPCEYADVVTTTTHKTLRGARGGLVLCKEQFAKKLDSTVFPGVQGGPLENQIAGKTQALYEATTLEFKEYAKQIILNAQQLANSLKENGLRLIANGTENHTVIVEVKDSIGLTGKQAEEVLESIGIISNKNMIPFDSEKPVHTSGIRLGTPAMTTRGFKETEFKIVADIIAKALKNQSEDNLNDLRKQVSDLCDKFPIYTNL comes from the coding sequence ATGGAAATGAATAAAATAATAGAAAAATCATTAAAAAATGAACTTAAACGTCAACAAAATCACATAGAATTAATTGCTTCAGAAAACTATGTATCAGAAGCAGTATTAAAATTAAATGGATCAGTTTTAACAAATAAGTATGCAGAAGGTTATCCTGGAAAAAGATATTATGGAGGATGTAAATACGTTGATGAAATAGAATCATATGGTATTGAACTTGCAAAACAAATTTTTAAAGCAGATCATGCAAATATTCAACCACATTCAGGAAGTCAAGCAAATGAAGCAGCTTATAGAGTTTTAATTCAACCGGGTGATACAGTATTATCAATGAGTTTAGATGCTGGAGGTCATTTAACTCATGGATATCCAATTAATTTTTCTGGACAACTATATAACTTTGTATTTTACAAAGTTAATAAAGAAACAGAAGAATTGGATTTTGAAGAAATTGAAGCACTTGCTTTAGAACATAAACCAAAATTAATATTGGCAGGAGCAAGTAGTTATACAAAAATAATAGATTTTAAAAGATTCAAAGAAATAGCAGATAAAATAGGAGCTTATTTCATGGTTGACATGGCTCATATTGCAGGACTTGTAGCTGGGGGAGTTCATCCAAATCCTTGTGAATATGCTGATGTTGTAACAACAACAACTCATAAAACTTTAAGAGGTGCACGTGGTGGATTGGTTTTATGTAAAGAACAATTTGCAAAAAAATTAGATTCAACAGTATTTCCAGGAGTTCAAGGTGGTCCATTAGAAAACCAAATTGCAGGAAAAACTCAAGCACTTTATGAAGCAACTACTTTAGAATTTAAAGAATATGCAAAGCAAATAATATTAAATGCTCAACAATTAGCTAATTCATTAAAAGAAAATGGACTTAGACTAATTGCAAATGGTACAGAAAATCATACTGTAATTGTTGAAGTAAAAGATTCAATTGGGCTTACAGGAAAGCAAGCAGAAGAAGTACTAGAATCGATAGGAATAATATCAAATAAAAATATGATTCCATTTGATAGTGAAAAACCAGTACATACTTCTGGAATAAGACTTGGAACTCCAGCAATGACCACAAGAGGATTTAAAGAAACAGAATTTAAAATTGTTGCAGATATTATTGCAAAAGCTTTAAAAAATCAAAGTGAAGATAACTTAAATGACTTAAGAAAACAAGTAAGTGATCTATGTGATAAATTTCCAATTTATACTAATTTATAA
- the nrdG gene encoding anaerobic ribonucleoside-triphosphate reductase activating protein, which translates to MKILKIFKETISDGPGLRYSIYIAGCLHACKGCHNMISWSFKIGKDFNDQYEKEIIDEIKANPLLNGITFSGGDPMFSAIELIPFVKKLKKETGLNIWLYTGFTIEELIDKKNNIDDKQSAMYILLTLVDTLVDGRFVKELYDPNILYRGSSNQRIIDLKQYFNLI; encoded by the coding sequence ATGAAAATATTAAAAATCTTTAAAGAAACAATAAGTGATGGTCCTGGATTGAGATATTCAATTTACATTGCTGGTTGTTTACATGCTTGCAAGGGTTGTCATAATATGATTAGTTGAAGTTTTAAAATTGGAAAAGATTTTAATGATCAATATGAAAAAGAAATTATTGATGAAATAAAAGCTAACCCATTATTGAATGGAATAACATTTAGTGGTGGAGATCCAATGTTTAGTGCAATTGAATTAATTCCATTTGTTAAGAAATTAAAAAAAGAAACGGGATTAAATATATGACTATACACTGGCTTTACTATTGAAGAATTAATAGATAAAAAAAATAATATTGATGACAAGCAATCAGCAATGTATATACTTTTAACACTTGTGGATACTTTAGTTGATGGCAGATTTGTAAAAGAATTATATGATCCAAATATTTTATATAGAGGAAGTTCAAATCAAAGAATTATTGATTTAAAGCAATATTTTAACTTAATTTAA